AGATGATCATCAGCAGGAACCAGGAGACCAGCTTGTCGGGTGAGACCATCTGCCAGCCGTTCACCTGGCTTGGGTAGAGCCAGGCCCCGGACCAGGTGGCGATGTTCTCGGCAATCCAGATGAACAGCGCCACCAGCAGGAACGACAGGACCAGTGGCATCCGGAACTTCCTGCGGAACACGCGGAAATGCATCACGCACCGCCCGTAGACGATCAGGACGGCGGCCAGCAGCAACCACCGGAGGTCGGCGATGTAGTGGTGGGTGAAGAAGTTCGCATAGATGGCCGCTGCCACGAGCGCGGTGATCCACCGCCGCGGGTACCGGGCGAAGCGCAGGTCGAAGAGCCGGTAGACGCGCACCATGTACGAACCGACCGCCGCGTACATGAATCCGCTGAAGAGCGGGACTGCACCTATCCGCAAAAAACCCTCGGCCTCATAGGACCAGGACCCCACGTCGGTCTTGAACAGCTCCATCACGGTCCCCACCAGGTGGAACAGCACAATCACCCGCAGCTCGCGCAGGGTCTCCAGCCGTGTGGTCACCATCAGGACCTGGATCACGACGGCGGCGAGGGTCAGGAAATCGTTCCTGGCCAGCCCGGCGTCGTCCGGATACCAGAGGCGCGCCGCCAGGATCACGGCGAGGAGCGCGGCGCCAAAGATGCATGCCCAGCCCTGTTTGAGGCCGAAGACCACAAACTCGGTGGATCCTGACCGGACGCCGCCGGCCGGGGCCCGTTGCAGGAACCGGCGCGCCCGCTCATCGATGAATTGCTCTACGGAAGTGAAACTCCGCACTGGTACCCCGTTCCCCCGCCACGAGTGGCATTGTGATTTCTTCTTGCCGGACTTCCGGTCCGGACCCTGCGTGGCTGACCCTAGGCAGTCTTCAGCTGGCCGAGGCAGTAGTTCTTGAACGAATGGCGGACCCGCTGCGGCAGCCGCGGATAAACCGCCGCGGACCACCGCATGGTGCGGTTGAACAGGCGGCCGTGGCGTTCACTCCACGGCAGTCCGAAGCTGTCCCGAAGCTGGTCGGGCAGGAGGCCCGCGGTGAGGAAGCGGGCCAGCGGCATGGCCAGGCGCTGCCAAAGCTGCGGATCCGGCGGAT
This genomic window from Arthrobacter sp. 24S4-2 contains:
- a CDS encoding DUF817 domain-containing protein translates to MRSFTSVEQFIDERARRFLQRAPAGGVRSGSTEFVVFGLKQGWACIFGAALLAVILAARLWYPDDAGLARNDFLTLAAVVIQVLMVTTRLETLRELRVIVLFHLVGTVMELFKTDVGSWSYEAEGFLRIGAVPLFSGFMYAAVGSYMVRVYRLFDLRFARYPRRWITALVAAAIYANFFTHHYIADLRWLLLAAVLIVYGRCVMHFRVFRRKFRMPLVLSFLLVALFIWIAENIATWSGAWLYPSQVNGWQMVSPDKLVSWFLLMIISVVLVAWVYKPQRPEADEESEASAKISREASDALPAGPLKNLLDDDGSGVDGGLDVVLPERPPLRGGNLH